From the Xiphophorus maculatus strain JP 163 A chromosome 20, X_maculatus-5.0-male, whole genome shotgun sequence genome, one window contains:
- the LOC102225168 gene encoding 1-phosphatidylinositol 4,5-bisphosphate phosphodiesterase eta-2-like — MGQVSRNQMYRSEMNHRPSAMAPPSLGQSPPLSSRTAPKKTTFQALGSSGMFSPSWAKREAKRTSSPVNSPTHSIMSSPKLWQKASVSRLAEEFFWIGGSVVAQPKWRLGQIVERCMCTMQTGTQMTKLKGKKKGLVRFFFLDEHKSCIRWRPSKKHDKAKISIDAIHEVCEGKKSEIFRRYAENRFDPNCCFSIYYGDRVKSLDLVSNNAEEVRTWIQGLKYLMAGISDEDSLARRQRTRDQWLQQTFSEADKNGDGTLSIGEVHQLLHKLNVNLPKQKVKDMFQEADTDEIQGSLGFDEFCSFYKMISTRRDLYLIMISYSNQKEVLDLHDLARFLENEQKMRGLSREHLFDIVAKFEPCPENLQNMVLGIDGFTNYMRSPAGDIFNPEHNQVNQDMTQPLTNYFIATSHNTYLTGDQLLSQSRVEMYAYVLQAGCRCVEVDCWDGPDGEPIIHHGYTLTSKILFKDVVETINKYAFSKSPYPVILSIENHCTVPQQKKMAEYLKEVLQDKLDLTNVSAQECKKLPSPEILKGKILIKGKKLPANLDPDAEEGDVSDEDTGNEEEEDDDDDDDDNSDNDLQPGNGAESTNQPKKKRRFGRSIIRSFKRKRKKKIRVKNKAMSDGESDHSSSRDRTQIVYHPKKRKTMRLSRALSDLVKYTKSVRVHEIETQGFLSSWQVSSLNETVMNQILQLKPGELVRFNQRQLIRVYPSNFRVDSSNFNPQPYWNTGCHMVAMNYQTEGRMLELNRAKFSSNGNCGYILKPKCMCKAAFNPMTEDPLPGHRKTQLVLKIISGQQLPKPKDSMFGDRGEIIDPFVEVEIIGLPVDCSKQQTRVVDDNGFNPMWEETLVFSILMPQIALVRFQVWDHDPIGRDFIGQRTVAFTSMMPGFRHVYLEGMAESSIFVHVGVNDMTGKIKPAHAMHAARKHIQKAAQKHMRGHQRHPSVDVSVQSSEDGRALFFNRDLDTMSQDSRNGEMSPVVKGPAAKAAFHRGMMSEPVRRAHRVKIHEPPETRRGFFSRMSSTDSHNSSGATAPYVKEESFDLDTPSQVSLAESLGPDGRVQADQRDSENESVLQSCAEQCAVRRFEPEHPELPEEQEPEEDSEVFTEPEHHPEPQPYSAPESHTLPPPEAKLSKLIPPSSPARVRRTLEAPTSNRPSTQIRTKTRSHSCPRKQTCSPQTPAVTRKPAFLWQQEQSQVRRIPNGLWLSGSSSSNSGGSTDSLEFLPSRPPPAGSEQREGTLQREMKALFDQRMKEIRCKSPLFFDDHDSD, encoded by the exons ATGGGACAGGTGAGCCGGAACCAAATGTATAGGTCAGAGATGAACCACAGGCCTTCAGCGATGGCGCCGCCGTCTCTGGGCCAGAGCCCTCCGCTGTCCTCCCGGACGGCCCCAAAGAAGACCACCTTCCAGGCTCTGGGGTCATCCGGGATGTTCTCCCCCTCATGGGCCAAACGGGAAGCCAAGCGGACCTCCAGCCCCGTCAACTCGCCCACCCACTCCATCATGAGCTCGCCCAAACTTTGGCAGAAAGCGTCCGTCTCCAGACTGGCTGAGGAGTTTTTCTGGATCGGCGGCAGTGTGGTTGCACAACCCAAATGGAGGCTGGGTCAAATAG TGGAGCGATGTATGTGCACCATGCAGACCGGCACCCAGATGACCAAACTGAAGGGGAAGAAGAAAGGCCTGGTCCGGTTCTTCTTCCTGGATGAGCACAAGTCCTGCATCCGGTGGCGGCCTTCCAAAAAGCATGACAAGGCCAAAA TATCCATTGATGCCATCCATGAGGtctgtgaggggaaaaaatctgaGATCTTCCGGCGTTACGCAGAAAACCGCTTCGACCCAAACTGTTGCTTCAGCATTTACTACGGGGATCGAGTCAAGTCCCTGGACCTGGTCTCCAACAATGCAGAGGAGGTGCGCACCTGGATCCAGGGGCTCAAGTACCTGATGGCCGGGATCAGCGATGAAGACAGTCTGGCCCGCAGACAGCGCACCCGCGATCA ATGGTTGCAGCAGACCTTCTCTGAGGCTGACAAAAATGGAGATGGTACCTTGAGCATTGGGGAAGTTCACCAGCTGCTCCATAAGCTTAATGTCAATCTACCCAAGCAGAAAGTCAAGGACATGTTTCAA GAAGCAGACACAGATGAGATCCAGGGCTCTCTGGGCTTCGATGAATTTTGCTCTTTCTACAAGATGATTTCCACACGTAGAGACCTCTACCTGATCATGATCTCCTACAGCAACCAGAAAGAAGTTCTGGATCTGCACGACCTCGCACGTTTTCTGGAAAACgaacaaaag ATGCGCGGTCTGAGCAGAGAGCATTTATTCGACATTGTGGCTAAGTTTGAGCCATGTCCTGAGAACCTCCAGAATATGGTGTTGGGTATTGACG gtttcaccaactACATGCGAAGTCCTGCAGGCGACATCTTTAACCCCGAGCACAATCAGGTGAACCAGGACATGACGCAGCCTCTCACTAATTACTTTATTGCCACGTCGCACAACACCTACCTGACTGGAGACCAGCTGCTCTCCCAGTCCAGGGTGGAAATGTACGCCTATGTTCTGCAAGCAGGCTGCCGCTGTGTGGAGG TGGACTGCTGGGATGGACCGGATGGTGAACCCATCATTCATCACGGCTACACTTTGACGTCCAAAATTCTCTTCAAAGACGTTGTTGAAACAATTAACAAATATGCCTTCTCTAAGTCACC GTATCCTGTTATCCTCTCCATAGAGAACCACTGCACTGTGccacagcagaagaaaatggcCGAATACCTGAAAGAGGTGCTGCAGGACAAACTGGATCTGACTAACGTCAGCGCGCAGGAATGCAAGAAGTTGCCTTCACCTGAGATTCTGAAAggaaaaattttaatcaag gGAAAGAAACTGCCAGCAAACCTTGACCCTGATGCAGAGGAGGGAGACGTATCTGATGAAGACACTGGgaacgaggaggaggaagatgatgatgatgatgatgatgataatagtGACAACGACTTACAG CCTGGGAACGGTGCAGAATCAACTAATCAGCCCAAGAAGAAGAGACGGTTTGGCAGATCAATCATAAGAAGCTTCAAAAGAAAG aggaaaaagaaaatacgtGTAAAAAACAAGGCTATGTCTGACGGTGAATCAGACCACAGCAGCAGCCGAGACAGAACCCAGATTGTTTACCATCCTAA aaaaaggaaaaccatGAGACTCTCCAGAGCTTTGTCTGACCTGGTCAAGTACACTAAATCTGTCAGAGTGCATGAAATAGAAACACAAG GGTTTTTGAGCAGCTGGCAGGTGTCATCTCTTAACGAGACTGTAATGAACCAGATTTTACAGCTAAAACCCGGCGAGCTGGTGCGTTTCAACCAGCGCCAGCTTATCAGAGTCTATCCGTCGAACTTCAGAGTGGACTCGAGCAACTTTAACCCGCAGCCATATTGGAATACGGGATGCCATATGG ttGCAATGAATTACCAAACAGAAGGCAGAATGCTTGAATTGAACCGAGCCAAGTTTTCAAGCAATGGAAATTGTGGATATATTCTGAAGCCTAAGTGCATGTGTAAAG CTGCCTTTAACCCGATGACAGAGGATCCATTGCCtggacacagaaaaactcagcTGGTGCTAAAGATAATCAGTGGGCAGCAACTTCCCAAACCCAAAGACTCAATGTTTGGAGACAGAGGAGAA ATAATCGATCCCTTTGTTGAAGTTGAGATCATCGGTCTGCCTGTCGATTGCTCCAAGCAGCAAACCAGAGTGGTTGATGACAACG GCTTCAATCCGATGTGGGAGGAGACCCTTGTTTTCAGCATCCTGATGCCTCAGATCGCCCTGGTGAGGTTCCAGGTCTGGGATCATGATCCTATTGGACGGGATTTCATTGGCCAGAGGACGGTGGCTTTCACCAGCATGATGCCAG GTTTTCGGCACGTCTACCTGGAGGGAATGGCAGAGTCGtccatttttgttcatgttGGCGTTAATGACATGACAGGAAAG ATCAAACCTGCTCATGCCATGCATGCAGCTAGAAAACATATCCAAAAAGCAGCTCAGAAGCACATGAGGGGCCATCAAAGACATCCTTCTGTTGATGTCTCCGTCCAGTCCTCCGAAGATGGACGTGCTCTGTTTTTCAACCGGGATCTGGACACCATGTCTCAGGACAgcagaaatggagaaatgtCTCCAGTGGTAAAAGGCCCAGCGGCTAAAGCTGCCTTCCACAGGGGGATGATGAGCGAGCCTGTGAGGCGAGCGCACAGAGTGAAGATCCACGAACCTCCAGAGACACGGCGAGGCTTCTTCAGCCGGATGTCCTCCACTGACTCTCACAACAGCAGCGGGGCCACTGCTCCCTATGTGAAGGAGGAAAGCTTTGACCTGGACACCCCGTCGCAGGTTTCTTTGGCGGAGAGTCTTGGTCCTGATGGCCGGGTTCAAGCTGATCAAAGGGACTCTGAGAATGAATCTGTGCTGCAGAGCTGCGCTGAGCAGTGTGCAGTGAGGAGGTTTGAACCGGAGCACCCTGAGCTGCCAGAGGAGCAGGAACCAGAGGAGGACAGTGAGGTTTTCACTGAACCTGAACACCATCCAGAACCTCAGCCTTACTCCGCCCCAGAGTCTCACACTCTGCCACCGCCTGAAGCCAAACTCTCTAAACTCATCCCTCCATCATCCCCCGCCAGGGTCAGACGCACCTTAGAGGCGCCGACGTCCAATCGGCCGTCGACTCAGATACGAACCAAAACCCGCTCACACAGCTGCCCCAGAAAACAGACCTGTTCCCCCCAGACGCCGGCGGTGACCCGGAAGCCCGCCTTTCTCTGGCAGCAAGAGCAGAGCCAGGTGAGACGCATTCCCAACGGCCTCTGGCTGTCCGGCAGCTCATCCAGCAACAGCGGGGGCAGCACCGACAGCCTGGAGTTTCTGCCCAGCCGCCCGCCGCCGGCCGGGTCAGAACAGCGAGAGGGAACGCTGCAGAGGGAGATGAAGGCGCTGTTCGACCAGAGGATGAAGGAGATTCGCTGTAAATCACCGCTCTTCTTTGACG ATCACGACTCCGACTGA